In Humulus lupulus chromosome 6, drHumLupu1.1, whole genome shotgun sequence, a single genomic region encodes these proteins:
- the LOC133783122 gene encoding xyloglucan endotransglucosylase protein 7-like isoform X1 has product MGSSLNSVVLLLLSLTLSSFVVVLGDDSLYKNLDVTWGEGRCNILNDGSLMAVTLDKVSGSGFESKNEFLFVKIEMQIKLVPGNSAGTVTAFYLSSKGDRHDEIDFEFLGNVSGDPYTLHTNVFCKGEGKREQQFRLWFDPTADFHTYSILWSPQHILFMVDGSAIREFKNLEGFGVPYPTNRAMKLYSSLWNADDWATRGGLVKTDWSKAPFKAYFKSFKAENGCSWSRGGSCKTIFSSFSNNHRLWDKLDHKDQQKMKQIQKDHMVYDYCTDYDRFPQGPPKECYYKNLY; this is encoded by the exons ATGGGATCTTCTTTA AACTCTGTCGTTTTGCTGCTTTTGTCCCTTACTCTCAGCTCTTTCGTTGTCGTTTTGGGTGATGATAGCCTTTACAAGAACCTGGACGTAACATGGGGAGAGGGTCGTTGCAACATACTCAACGATGGCAGTCTTATGGCAGTGACACTCGACAAAGTCTCAGGCTCAGGTTTCGAGTCAAAGAATGAATTTCTCTTTGTCAAGATAGAGATGCAAATCAAGCTCGTTCCTGGAAACTCCGCTGGCACTGTCACAGCCTTCTAT CTATCTTCGAAAGGAGACCGCCACGATGAAATAGATTTTGAGTTTTTGGGGAATGTTTCTGGTGACCCATACACTCTTCACACCAATGTGTTTTGCAAAGGAGAAGGTAAAAGAGAGCAACAGTTTCGACTGTGGTTTGACCCCACTGCTGATTTCCACACCTATTCCATCCTTTGGAGTCCTCAACACATTTT GTTCATGGTAGATGGAAGTGCCATTAGAGAATTCAAGAACTTGGAGGGTTTTGGTGTTCCATACCCCACAAACCGGGCGATGAAGCTGTACTCAAGTCTTTGGAATGCTGATGACTGGGCCACAAGAGGTGGTTTGGTGAAGACAGATTGGTCGAAAGCACCTTTCAAGGCCTACTTCAAGAGCTTCAAAGCTGAAAACGGGTGCAGCTGGTCTCGTGGTGGATCATGCAAAACCATATTCTCTTCATTCAGCAACAATCACAGGCTCTGGGATAAGCTTGATCATAAAGACCAACAAAAGATGAAACAGATTCAGAAGGATCATATGGTCTATGACTACTGCACTGATTATGACCGATTCCCTCAAGGCCCTCCCAAGGAATGTTATTATAAGAATCTTTACTAA
- the LOC133783123 gene encoding probable xyloglucan endotransglucosylase/hydrolase protein 23 has translation MASSFSYNPSQNLAILLLVAFITNYLVLVAVAGNFNQDFDITWGDGRGKIVNNGQVLTLSLDKASGSGFQSKDQYLFGKIDMQIKLVPGNSAGTVTAYYLRSEGSSWDEIDFEFLGNLSGDPYIVHTNIFSQGKGNREQQFYVWFDPTADFHTYSILWNPQHVVLYVDGTPIREFKNMESIGVAYPKNQPMKIYSSLWNAEEWATRGGLVKTDWTKAPFTASYKSFNDDQACVWSSSSSSSSSCSNTTSVMLSQELDTTSQERLKWVQKNYMIYNYCTDTQRFPQGLPLECTAPAQ, from the exons ATggcttcttctttttcttataaCCCTTCTCAAAACCTAGCTATTCTTCTACTCGTAGCTTTCATTACAAACTATTTGGTGTTGGTTGCAGTTGCTGGTAACTTCAACCAAGATTTCGACATAACTTGGGGAGATGGTCGTGGTAAAATAGTCAACAATGGTCAAGTTCTTACTCTTTCGTTGGACAAAGCCTCAGGCTCTGGATTTCAGTCCAAGGACCAATATTTGTTCGGAAAAATTGATATGCAAATCAAGCTTGTCCCTGGTAACTCCGCTGGCACAGTTACAGCTTACTAT TTGCGATCGGAAGGGTCTAGTTGGGATGAGATAGACTTTGAGTTCTTGGGGAATCTGAGTGGTGACCCTTATATTGTGCACACTAACATTTTCAGCCAAGGCAAAGGCAATAGGGAGCAACAGTTCTACGTTTGGTTTGATCCAACTGCTGATTTCCACACCTACTCTATTCTCTGGAACCCTCAACATGTTGT GTTGTACGTAGATGGAACTCCAATCAGAGAGTTCAAAAACATGGAGTCAATCGGAGTTGCTTACCCCAAAAACCAACCAATGAAGATCTACTCGAGCCTCTGGAACGCTGAGGAGTGGGCCACAAGAGGTGGTTTGGTGAAGACCGATTGGACCAAAGCTCCTTTCACTGCGTCCTACAAAAGCTTCAACGATGATCAGGCTTGTGTTtggtcatcatcatcatcttcttcttcttcttgctccaACACTACTTCTGTCATGCTTTCACAAGAATTGGACACCACAAGCCAAGAGAGGCTCAAATGGGTTCAGAAGAATTACATGATTTATAATTATTGTACTGACACTCAGAGATTCCCACAAGGCCTCCCTCTAGAGTGCACTGCACCCGCCCAATAA
- the LOC133783122 gene encoding xyloglucan endotransglucosylase protein 7-like isoform X2 has translation MKNSVVLLLLSLTLSSFVVVLGDDSLYKNLDVTWGEGRCNILNDGSLMAVTLDKVSGSGFESKNEFLFVKIEMQIKLVPGNSAGTVTAFYLSSKGDRHDEIDFEFLGNVSGDPYTLHTNVFCKGEGKREQQFRLWFDPTADFHTYSILWSPQHILFMVDGSAIREFKNLEGFGVPYPTNRAMKLYSSLWNADDWATRGGLVKTDWSKAPFKAYFKSFKAENGCSWSRGGSCKTIFSSFSNNHRLWDKLDHKDQQKMKQIQKDHMVYDYCTDYDRFPQGPPKECYYKNLY, from the exons ATGAAGAACTCTGTCGTTTTGCTGCTTTTGTCCCTTACTCTCAGCTCTTTCGTTGTCGTTTTGGGTGATGATAGCCTTTACAAGAACCTGGACGTAACATGGGGAGAGGGTCGTTGCAACATACTCAACGATGGCAGTCTTATGGCAGTGACACTCGACAAAGTCTCAGGCTCAGGTTTCGAGTCAAAGAATGAATTTCTCTTTGTCAAGATAGAGATGCAAATCAAGCTCGTTCCTGGAAACTCCGCTGGCACTGTCACAGCCTTCTAT CTATCTTCGAAAGGAGACCGCCACGATGAAATAGATTTTGAGTTTTTGGGGAATGTTTCTGGTGACCCATACACTCTTCACACCAATGTGTTTTGCAAAGGAGAAGGTAAAAGAGAGCAACAGTTTCGACTGTGGTTTGACCCCACTGCTGATTTCCACACCTATTCCATCCTTTGGAGTCCTCAACACATTTT GTTCATGGTAGATGGAAGTGCCATTAGAGAATTCAAGAACTTGGAGGGTTTTGGTGTTCCATACCCCACAAACCGGGCGATGAAGCTGTACTCAAGTCTTTGGAATGCTGATGACTGGGCCACAAGAGGTGGTTTGGTGAAGACAGATTGGTCGAAAGCACCTTTCAAGGCCTACTTCAAGAGCTTCAAAGCTGAAAACGGGTGCAGCTGGTCTCGTGGTGGATCATGCAAAACCATATTCTCTTCATTCAGCAACAATCACAGGCTCTGGGATAAGCTTGATCATAAAGACCAACAAAAGATGAAACAGATTCAGAAGGATCATATGGTCTATGACTACTGCACTGATTATGACCGATTCCCTCAAGGCCCTCCCAAGGAATGTTATTATAAGAATCTTTACTAA